The following are from one region of the Acidobacteriota bacterium genome:
- a CDS encoding nuclear transport factor 2 family protein has protein sequence MWRLLNLVLLPVALATTGFAAGPDEAAVKGVIQQFQQAIERRDVGAIETLVSPDVVVLENGHRNDGWKDFRDNHLVPEFKEPAAPSTWEFVKVVAGSEMAWGYTKQTIDVAGKDGKNAGYLVWSAYVLQKTGPTWKVALLDWSVRRLGSAD, from the coding sequence ATGTGGAGACTCTTGAATCTGGTGCTGTTACCGGTCGCCCTTGCGACTACCGGTTTTGCTGCTGGTCCTGATGAGGCCGCTGTCAAGGGCGTGATTCAGCAATTCCAGCAAGCAATCGAGCGCCGCGATGTCGGCGCAATTGAAACACTGGTTTCGCCTGATGTTGTTGTCTTGGAGAACGGTCATCGCAACGATGGTTGGAAGGACTTCCGTGATAATCACTTGGTTCCGGAGTTCAAGGAGCCCGCAGCCCCTTCGACATGGGAGTTTGTGAAAGTCGTCGCGGGTTCCGAGATGGCATGGGGCTATACCAAGCAGACGATCGACGTGGCCGGGAAAGATGGCAAGAACGCCGGTTACTTGGTTTGGTCCGCCTACGTCCTACAGAAAACCGGACCTACGTGGAAGGTGGCTTTGCTGGACTGGAGCGTAAGGCGCCTCGGTTCGGCTGACTAG
- a CDS encoding class I SAM-dependent methyltransferase yields the protein MKTSSNSYIPALGYRWLTRFYDPVVRLTTREAMFKDALLREANIQDGYRVLDLGCGTGTLAVFAKYAHRGAEVFGLDGDPEVLKLARAKLETAGIEVQFDQGLASALPYADESFDRVLSSLFFHHLPSEMKLEAMREVLRVLRAGGEFHIADWGKATSLAMRVAFVGVQLLDGFATTTDNVRGLLPDLLGLAGFEEVQTTNSYVTILGTLSLYRARKPST from the coding sequence GTCGAACTCATACATTCCTGCACTTGGATATCGCTGGCTGACGCGGTTCTACGATCCGGTTGTCCGGCTCACTACCCGTGAAGCTATGTTCAAGGACGCGTTGCTTCGGGAAGCGAACATTCAAGATGGATACCGAGTCCTCGACTTGGGCTGCGGAACCGGTACTCTCGCCGTCTTCGCAAAGTACGCTCATCGAGGTGCTGAAGTGTTCGGGTTAGATGGAGATCCGGAAGTCTTGAAACTTGCAAGAGCGAAACTGGAAACGGCCGGGATCGAGGTGCAATTCGATCAGGGGCTGGCATCGGCACTGCCGTATGCTGATGAATCGTTCGACCGAGTTCTCTCAAGCTTGTTTTTTCATCACTTGCCGTCCGAGATGAAGTTGGAAGCGATGCGAGAGGTTCTGCGCGTCCTGCGTGCGGGCGGAGAATTTCATATCGCTGACTGGGGAAAGGCAACAAGTCTAGCCATGAGGGTCGCGTTTGTCGGCGTTCAGCTCCTCGATGGCTTCGCTACGACGACCGACAACGTAAGGGGGCTGCTGCCGGATCTCCTCGGGCTCGCAGGATTCGAAGAGGTACAAACCACAAACTCATACGTAACAATTCTCGGAACGTTATCGCTGTACCGGGCACGCAAGCCATCTACTTAG
- a CDS encoding multicopper oxidase domain-containing protein, which yields MRSVSRWLFAFVVCGCSFLRLAAQCPDRPISGTVVDDPLALSSQNGVLSAQMTLAHSVDGNSFTHYCYNYTAGDQVFEAPTLRVSPGDELDLKILNRIQNDFGQTKPKTNAKTNARGRNKTKMTMPIPESPDANCGDGGDMTIDATNVHYHGMNISPKCHQDDVINTLIQPGSAGFQYKIPIPATQPPGLYWYHPHVHGFTEFQVNGGAAGALIVEGMEKVHPEVAGLTERVFVIRQQFLVPWVPGPYELTINYQVAPVISGAKPVIQMKPGEKQFWRVANATIQDFMPLQVIVDNQPQPLQVVALDGYPLAQIRTQDTIVLPPAGRAEFIVQAPPVGSTAYVFLKDYSTGPTGNADLQQSLGAIQITNNANFSHMPKALGFSSPAKLKFADLAAQKPTAERKLFFSEEFAGTNGPIQFYITVEGQKQKVFEANEKPVITTKVGAVEDWTIENRALETHAFHMHQIHFQMLEIDGKPVANQDMRDTIEIPFWEGTGPFHSVKVRMDFRDPTIAGTFLFHCHILLHEDLGMMHKILVEP from the coding sequence ATGCGCTCGGTGTCGAGGTGGCTGTTTGCTTTTGTGGTTTGCGGATGTTCTTTTCTAAGGCTCGCGGCGCAATGCCCCGATCGTCCCATTTCCGGTACGGTGGTCGACGACCCACTCGCTCTTTCCTCGCAGAACGGTGTGCTTTCCGCGCAAATGACACTGGCGCACTCCGTGGATGGCAACAGTTTTACGCACTACTGCTACAACTACACTGCCGGCGATCAGGTCTTTGAAGCCCCGACTCTGCGTGTTAGTCCTGGAGACGAGCTGGATCTCAAAATCCTCAACCGCATTCAGAACGATTTTGGGCAGACCAAGCCCAAGACCAACGCCAAGACTAATGCCAGGGGCCGGAACAAAACGAAGATGACCATGCCGATACCGGAATCGCCCGATGCCAACTGCGGAGACGGCGGCGATATGACCATCGATGCCACCAACGTTCACTACCACGGCATGAATATCTCTCCGAAATGCCATCAGGACGACGTCATCAACACCCTGATTCAGCCCGGCAGCGCGGGTTTCCAATACAAGATTCCGATTCCTGCCACGCAGCCGCCGGGGTTGTACTGGTACCACCCGCACGTCCACGGGTTCACGGAATTCCAGGTGAACGGCGGTGCTGCGGGCGCTTTGATCGTCGAAGGAATGGAAAAGGTTCACCCCGAGGTTGCAGGCCTCACAGAACGGGTTTTCGTTATCCGCCAGCAGTTCCTAGTCCCGTGGGTCCCCGGCCCGTATGAGCTAACAATTAACTATCAAGTCGCCCCCGTCATCAGTGGGGCGAAGCCTGTTATTCAGATGAAGCCCGGCGAAAAACAGTTTTGGCGGGTTGCCAACGCCACTATCCAGGACTTCATGCCATTGCAGGTGATCGTCGACAACCAGCCGCAACCGCTGCAAGTCGTTGCCCTCGACGGCTATCCGCTGGCTCAGATCAGAACTCAGGACACCATTGTCCTCCCACCAGCTGGCCGGGCTGAGTTTATCGTGCAGGCGCCTCCAGTGGGGTCTACTGCATATGTCTTTTTAAAGGACTATTCGACCGGCCCGACCGGAAATGCCGACCTCCAGCAGTCGCTCGGCGCGATCCAAATAACCAACAACGCGAATTTCTCGCATATGCCCAAGGCGCTAGGGTTCAGTTCGCCGGCCAAGCTCAAGTTTGCAGATTTGGCCGCACAGAAGCCCACCGCGGAACGGAAGTTGTTTTTCTCAGAAGAATTCGCCGGCACCAACGGCCCCATCCAGTTCTACATCACTGTGGAAGGACAAAAGCAGAAGGTCTTCGAAGCCAACGAAAAGCCAGTGATCACCACCAAAGTAGGAGCGGTCGAAGATTGGACCATTGAAAACCGCGCTCTTGAAACCCATGCCTTCCACATGCACCAGATTCATTTCCAGATGCTGGAAATCGATGGAAAACCAGTGGCCAACCAGGACATGCGCGACACCATCGAAATTCCCTTCTGGGAAGGCACAGGACCTTTTCATAGCGTCAAAGTGCGCATGGATTTCCGCGATCCGACGATCGCAGGCACATTTTTGTTTCACTGCCACATCCTGCTGCATGAAGATCTCGGCATGATGCACAAGATCCTTGTAGAACCATAA
- a CDS encoding beta-propeller fold lactonase family protein, which produces MQKLPESLLCAALLIVSLVAVSGTAAGATPYVVANDDSSFPFTGVSFFAVGPNGGLTRKGEVATPGTGIGGGYFGANRIIVLNSPSQACVFASEAGSGDVVGIDINTLSVGGSASGSDTDAGTGNGIGLAANAQYLYADFTDSNTIGTFRVLSGCGLMFVSSVSVVGAEDGGINGLAAHGNMLVATYTDGTIESFDIANGPPVSHGDKQLSTGTVRSKGATFPNSIDITSDGRFAIFGDTSTSMVVEVSDISSGKLTKTRVYTSTTSISSSNVMLSPDESILYVVNTQGDSVTALFFHKTTGVLTKGCTSDPIRGHSSNFSYLAGAALMSSTGNGSGIYVAEFPSGIARMKLKVKGKVCSWREVPQSPFEDKNASGLLSIGTYPPRSF; this is translated from the coding sequence ATGCAGAAACTACCAGAATCCTTGCTGTGCGCCGCATTGCTCATTGTGAGCCTTGTCGCTGTGAGCGGGACAGCCGCCGGTGCAACTCCCTACGTAGTTGCCAATGACGACTCTTCGTTTCCTTTTACCGGCGTCAGTTTTTTTGCGGTGGGTCCGAACGGCGGACTGACGCGCAAGGGAGAGGTCGCCACCCCCGGAACTGGCATCGGCGGCGGTTATTTTGGGGCGAACCGGATCATCGTCCTCAACAGCCCAAGTCAGGCTTGCGTCTTTGCCTCCGAGGCGGGGAGCGGTGACGTCGTGGGAATCGATATCAACACCTTGTCCGTGGGCGGGAGTGCCAGCGGATCCGACACTGATGCGGGCACGGGCAACGGTATTGGTCTGGCGGCGAACGCTCAGTATCTGTACGCCGATTTCACCGACTCCAACACCATCGGGACCTTCAGAGTTCTGTCGGGATGCGGCCTGATGTTTGTCAGCAGCGTCTCGGTTGTGGGTGCCGAGGACGGCGGCATCAATGGACTTGCCGCTCACGGAAATATGTTGGTCGCCACCTACACCGACGGCACCATCGAATCCTTCGACATTGCCAACGGTCCTCCGGTCTCTCACGGCGACAAACAGCTCTCCACTGGGACCGTGCGCTCGAAGGGCGCGACCTTTCCGAATTCAATCGACATTACGAGCGATGGCCGCTTCGCGATTTTTGGCGACACCTCCACTTCCATGGTGGTGGAAGTGTCGGACATTTCCTCCGGCAAGCTGACCAAGACCAGGGTTTACACTTCGACTACGAGCATCAGTTCTAGCAACGTCATGCTGAGTCCGGACGAAAGCATACTCTACGTGGTCAATACGCAGGGCGATTCGGTCACGGCGTTGTTCTTTCACAAGACCACGGGCGTGCTAACCAAGGGTTGCACTTCCGACCCGATCCGTGGCCACTCTTCGAATTTCTCGTATCTCGCGGGAGCAGCGCTGATGAGCTCCACTGGAAACGGCAGCGGAATCTATGTAGCGGAGTTTCCCTCGGGTATCGCACGGATGAAACTCAAGGTCAAGGGCAAGGTCTGTTCGTGGCGTGAAGTGCCGCAGTCTCCCTTCGAGGATAAGAACGCTTCGGGGCTGCTGTCGATCGGTACTTATCCGCCACGGTCCTTTTAG